Proteins encoded within one genomic window of Mycolicibacterium monacense:
- a CDS encoding acyl-CoA dehydrogenase family protein, with protein sequence MDFSVVELSGEDRAFQRELREFLSTVVTDEVLARDRETGENFDEGVHLALGEAGYLAADYRSEADGGFSAVRRRIWELEIGRAHTPWFHWGTTAMVAHTVERFASSELADEVLPGVLSGRLRLCLGYTEPEGGSDVATCKTRAVREADGSTWIINGSKMFTSNAHNAHYVFLITNTDPAAPKHKSLTMFLVPLDSPGVEIQPLRTVDGDRTNITYYSDVRISDRYRVGDVNAGWSVLRGALDVEHGTVERDAEGLQKIAVMTEHITLMADAVDAIAAALATPDAAGRRPLDDTSVAYRLGRGIARMEAAMSTPEMFGRVAIAQTMRDVSPDLMDILGAAGALPVDAAGAAAGGGAEYVFRLAGPTGIYGGTLEVFRNMIAQHALGLGRPHYSAPR encoded by the coding sequence ATGGACTTCTCCGTTGTCGAACTGTCCGGGGAGGACCGCGCCTTCCAGCGCGAGCTCCGGGAGTTCCTGAGCACCGTGGTGACCGACGAGGTGCTGGCACGCGACCGGGAGACCGGTGAGAACTTCGACGAGGGCGTGCACCTGGCCCTGGGCGAGGCCGGGTACCTCGCCGCCGACTACCGCAGCGAGGCCGACGGCGGGTTCTCGGCGGTGCGCAGGCGCATCTGGGAACTGGAGATCGGCCGGGCGCACACCCCCTGGTTCCACTGGGGGACCACCGCGATGGTCGCGCACACGGTCGAACGGTTCGCCTCGTCGGAGTTGGCCGACGAGGTGCTGCCCGGCGTGCTGTCCGGCCGGTTGCGGTTGTGTCTGGGCTACACCGAACCCGAAGGCGGATCCGATGTGGCGACCTGCAAGACCAGGGCGGTGCGGGAGGCGGACGGATCGACGTGGATCATCAACGGCTCCAAGATGTTCACCTCCAACGCACACAACGCGCACTACGTCTTCCTGATCACCAACACCGACCCGGCCGCGCCGAAACACAAGAGCCTCACCATGTTCCTGGTTCCGCTCGACTCCCCGGGGGTGGAGATCCAGCCGCTGCGCACCGTCGACGGCGACCGGACGAACATCACCTACTACAGCGATGTCCGGATCAGCGACCGCTACCGCGTCGGCGACGTCAACGCCGGATGGTCCGTGCTACGCGGCGCCCTCGACGTCGAACACGGCACGGTGGAACGCGACGCCGAGGGCCTGCAGAAGATCGCGGTGATGACCGAACACATCACGTTGATGGCCGATGCGGTGGACGCGATCGCGGCGGCGCTCGCCACCCCGGACGCGGCGGGCCGCCGACCCCTCGACGACACCTCCGTGGCCTACCGGTTGGGCCGCGGGATCGCCCGCATGGAGGCGGCCATGAGCACCCCCGAGATGTTCGGTCGGGTCGCGATCGCCCAGACCATGCGGGACGTGTCGCCGGATCTGATGGACATCCTCGGGGCGGCCGGCGCGTTACCGGTGGACGCGGCGGGGGCCGCGGCCGGTGGGGGAGCCGAATACGTCTTCCGGCTCGCGGGGCCCACCGGCATCTACGGCGGCACGCTCGAGGTGTTCCGCAACATGATCGCCCAGCATGCGCTCGGCCTCGGACGGCCCCACTACTCGGCGCCGCGCTGA
- a CDS encoding SRPBCC family protein, producing MGIVTTTSDTAYTHAPEVIYDFVTNPANWTKTYPGSSYVGRLENLPLQVGDTWEEGGPDSDRIFTWQLAMAVRPRRWVFTSVGRLGHDRDGNGGMDGRITVEYEFTRPGADITLFRRTMTIEAPKDAPMPDGFFRIVNPANIDRYHAAVARELDALRVTA from the coding sequence TTGGGCATCGTCACCACCACTTCGGACACCGCCTACACCCATGCGCCAGAGGTGATCTACGACTTCGTCACCAATCCCGCGAACTGGACGAAGACCTATCCCGGCAGCAGCTACGTCGGCCGGCTGGAGAACCTGCCCCTGCAGGTGGGCGACACCTGGGAGGAAGGCGGACCCGACAGCGACCGGATCTTCACCTGGCAGCTCGCGATGGCCGTACGCCCGCGCCGGTGGGTGTTCACCTCGGTGGGGCGCCTCGGGCACGATCGTGACGGCAACGGCGGTATGGACGGCCGGATCACCGTCGAATACGAATTCACCCGGCCGGGTGCCGACATCACGCTGTTCCGCCGGACGATGACGATCGAGGCGCCCAAAGACGCTCCGATGCCCGACGGGTTCTTCCGTATCGTCAACCCCGCCAACATCGATCGGTACCACGCCGCGGTCGCCCGGGAACTCGACGCGCTGCGCGTCACCGCCTGA
- a CDS encoding alpha/beta hydrolase produces the protein MTVSDVAARLDPALLRFAAARTDLSAETLPAVRQSLDGRRAEAAATVDTTGVEIDDRTARFGHASIGVRIYRGGPSPAPAVVYCHSGAFVLGNLDTDHRQCVEFARRAACTVVSVDYRLAPEHRYPAAVDDALTGLRWVVANAVELQVDPSRVAVAGSSAGGALAALLAQASAAGTAPPVVFQLLHQPVLDDRPTPSQREFATTAGFDGPAVEQMWRHYLPPGTEPAGIAPARRADLTGLPPAFVSCSELDPLRDEALDYARRLVGAGVATELHLYPGTCHGFDSLLPDWEISRQLFDLQGTALRRALHQ, from the coding sequence GTGACAGTGTCCGACGTCGCGGCTCGCCTGGACCCCGCCCTGCTGCGCTTCGCCGCCGCCCGTACCGACCTGTCCGCGGAGACGCTGCCCGCGGTGCGGCAATCACTCGACGGTCGGCGCGCCGAGGCGGCGGCGACGGTGGACACCACCGGTGTCGAGATCGACGACCGCACAGCTCGATTCGGGCATGCCTCGATCGGCGTCCGGATCTACCGCGGCGGCCCGTCACCGGCCCCGGCGGTGGTGTACTGCCATTCCGGCGCCTTCGTGCTGGGCAACCTGGACACCGATCACCGCCAGTGTGTCGAGTTCGCGCGCCGCGCGGCGTGCACCGTGGTCTCGGTCGACTACCGGCTCGCGCCCGAGCACCGGTACCCCGCCGCAGTCGACGATGCGCTGACGGGGCTGCGCTGGGTGGTGGCCAACGCCGTCGAGCTCCAGGTGGATCCGTCACGGGTCGCGGTCGCCGGCAGCAGCGCCGGGGGAGCGCTGGCCGCGCTGCTGGCGCAGGCGTCGGCGGCGGGCACCGCACCGCCCGTGGTGTTCCAGCTGCTGCACCAGCCGGTGCTCGACGACCGGCCCACACCGTCGCAGCGGGAGTTCGCCACCACTGCAGGCTTCGACGGTCCCGCCGTCGAGCAGATGTGGCGGCACTACCTTCCGCCCGGGACCGAGCCCGCCGGGATCGCACCCGCGCGCAGGGCCGATCTCACCGGGCTGCCGCCGGCGTTCGTCAGCTGCTCGGAACTCGACCCGCTGCGTGACGAAGCGCTGGACTATGCGCGGCGACTGGTCGGCGCCGGGGTGGCGACCGAACTCCACCTGTATCCGGGTACCTGCCACGGGTTCGATTCGCTGCTGCCGGACTGGGAGATCAGCAGACAACTGTTCGACCTGCAGGGCACCGCACTGCGGCGGGCCCTCCACCAGTGA
- a CDS encoding phosphotransferase family protein — MHDDGGVAERLRGWLHSRLPGADDVVVEGLDRVTFGHSAEMMVLTIVVRRGADEERHDAVLRLRPTPPALLEPYDLPRQYRILKALADTAVRVPRVMWLDASGEVLGRPFLIMERVAGTVYEMDVPQGDVVTPARIRRMCESLAEQLAAIHSVDLDATGLRELDDPATHLEREIEHWAGEMHRVQRGPLPALERLLQTLRDTVPAPSPRVTLVHGDAKPGNFAFVGDEVSAVFDWEMTTVGDPLTDIGWMELLCMQPVGLTSHENALSIDDFIAHYEAVSGITVENRPWYRAFNAYKMAVICLIGAMLFDEGRSDDMKLVLAAAGANLLTQVGLADLGVTEQIEAGPVDIRPERLAEVTSLEPTVP, encoded by the coding sequence ATGCACGACGACGGCGGGGTCGCCGAACGGCTCCGAGGATGGCTGCACAGCCGGCTTCCCGGCGCCGACGACGTGGTGGTCGAGGGCCTCGACCGCGTCACCTTCGGACACTCGGCGGAGATGATGGTGCTGACCATCGTCGTCCGGCGAGGCGCCGACGAGGAACGCCACGACGCGGTCCTGCGGTTGCGGCCGACGCCGCCTGCGCTGCTCGAACCCTACGATCTGCCGAGGCAGTACCGGATCCTGAAGGCGCTGGCCGACACCGCTGTTCGCGTCCCGCGGGTCATGTGGCTCGACGCGTCCGGTGAGGTCCTCGGCCGACCCTTCCTCATCATGGAGCGAGTCGCGGGGACGGTGTACGAGATGGACGTACCCCAGGGCGACGTCGTCACGCCCGCGCGGATCCGCCGGATGTGCGAAAGCCTCGCCGAACAACTCGCGGCCATCCACTCGGTGGACCTCGACGCCACCGGCCTGCGTGAGTTGGACGACCCGGCAACGCACCTCGAGCGCGAGATCGAGCACTGGGCCGGTGAGATGCACCGGGTGCAGCGCGGACCCCTGCCCGCACTCGAGCGGCTCCTGCAGACCCTCCGGGACACCGTGCCGGCACCGTCGCCCCGGGTGACCCTGGTGCACGGCGACGCCAAACCGGGGAACTTCGCGTTCGTCGGCGACGAGGTCAGCGCGGTCTTCGACTGGGAGATGACCACTGTCGGCGACCCGCTCACCGACATCGGCTGGATGGAACTGCTGTGCATGCAGCCGGTCGGCCTCACCAGCCACGAAAACGCCTTGAGCATCGACGATTTCATCGCGCACTACGAGGCGGTCAGCGGCATCACCGTCGAGAATCGACCCTGGTACCGCGCCTTCAATGCATACAAGATGGCGGTCATCTGCCTCATCGGTGCGATGCTGTTCGACGAGGGTCGCTCCGACGACATGAAGCTCGTCCTGGCCGCCGCCGGCGCGAACCTGCTGACCCAGGTCGGGCTGGCGGACCTGGGCGTCACCGAGCAGATCGAGGCCGGACCCGTGGACATCCGGCCCGAACGGCTCGCCGAGGTCACGTCACTCGAACCCACGGTGCCCTGA
- a CDS encoding DUF7064 domain-containing protein, with protein sequence MGYSAADESFTHQLPRPFDEVHHPDSTWSDRCYFFAASPDGSMLLASGYGNNPNTRSGLGYVKVTLADGRHYDLMAGRPVGGGERSDVGAGPMRWTCVEPLKKWKLEVAPNDSGISWELYYEPTAPIWEMLPMKVHNADGRVIADMYHMKEPGTWTGWVDIDGERISVDGFHGGRDRTFGVRVADEIDFWLWLDAGFEDRAIEAWILETSDGGVSYVDGGIVHNDGTLSKRFVSIDHDVEFDDDRKRPARANLVFTDEDGETYRVSAESPNQHVNAYYGLPMAKCRHEDLGDGAYFIHYRWDSTDRDELVETEDKAMAIDQLMRFDFDGRTGWGVFEILMGGRAYARYPNWAPMDMSSFTQDKTPVDRLPADAEQGS encoded by the coding sequence ATGGGTTACTCGGCGGCCGACGAATCGTTCACCCACCAACTGCCCCGGCCCTTCGACGAGGTGCACCATCCCGACTCCACCTGGTCGGACCGCTGCTACTTCTTCGCGGCATCGCCGGACGGTTCGATGCTGCTGGCGTCGGGCTACGGCAACAACCCGAACACCCGGTCCGGACTCGGCTACGTCAAGGTGACGCTGGCCGACGGCAGGCACTACGACCTGATGGCGGGCCGGCCGGTCGGCGGCGGTGAGCGCTCCGACGTCGGAGCCGGCCCGATGCGCTGGACCTGCGTCGAGCCGCTGAAGAAGTGGAAACTCGAGGTGGCGCCGAATGATTCGGGGATCAGCTGGGAGCTGTACTACGAGCCGACCGCCCCGATATGGGAGATGCTGCCGATGAAGGTGCACAACGCGGACGGCCGGGTGATCGCCGACATGTACCACATGAAGGAGCCAGGCACCTGGACCGGTTGGGTCGACATCGACGGCGAACGAATCTCGGTCGACGGTTTTCACGGCGGCCGCGACCGGACGTTCGGGGTGCGCGTGGCGGACGAGATCGACTTCTGGCTCTGGCTGGACGCGGGATTCGAGGACCGGGCCATCGAGGCATGGATCCTGGAAACCTCTGACGGCGGGGTCTCCTACGTCGACGGTGGGATCGTGCACAACGACGGGACGCTGTCGAAGCGTTTCGTGTCGATCGACCACGACGTGGAATTCGACGACGACCGCAAACGGCCGGCCCGCGCGAACCTGGTGTTCACCGACGAGGACGGCGAGACCTACCGCGTATCGGCCGAATCGCCGAACCAGCACGTGAACGCCTACTACGGTCTGCCCATGGCCAAGTGCCGACACGAGGATCTCGGGGACGGTGCGTATTTCATCCACTACCGATGGGATTCCACCGATCGCGACGAACTCGTCGAGACCGAGGACAAGGCCATGGCGATCGACCAGCTGATGCGGTTCGACTTCGACGGGCGCACCGGGTGGGGCGTCTTCGAGATCCTCATGGGCGGTAGGGCCTACGCACGCTATCCCAACTGGGCGCCGATGGACATGTCGTCGTTCACCCAGGACAAGACACCGGTTGACCGGCTGCCTGCCGACGCCGAACAGGGGAGTTGA
- a CDS encoding flavin-containing monooxygenase has translation MRALRKSAVTKSPSVGIIGAGPGGLALGIFLEKAGFDDFTIFDREDGVGGTWRVNTYPGLACDVKSHLYSYSFDLNANWSRLWSAQPEILDYFETCARRHRLDNHLRLRTEIVSARWDADSRNWELRTAAGESHRFDVVVSAVGMFTRPVMPDLVEEEPFTGVVMHTARWDHSVDLTGARVAVLGTGSTAAQLLPEVAKVASKVYSVQRSPTWILPKPDRPYTEREKWLFAHIPLAKRVYRTRLWLRSERNISVIENGSDKTQEFKGIATRVLEATVPDEELRRKLTPTHPLGCKRLVFATDYLQTLTRPHVEVVSSAARTLRQRSLVTDDGTELDVDVVLCATGYAAADYLGQIEVTGEDGTLRDRWRDGAYAYLGMAVPGFPNFFMLYGPNTNVGSNSVIFILEAQAHYIVRALAHMRRRRRSYVAVRPQTMVDYIEKIDTWMTGTVWTTRCSNYFRAANGRVVTQWPRSARAFWLMTRRFRPRDYTFDPPARVPAIAVHTHTMADR, from the coding sequence ATGAGAGCCTTGAGGAAATCTGCGGTGACGAAATCGCCGTCTGTCGGAATCATCGGCGCCGGCCCAGGCGGGCTGGCCCTCGGGATCTTCCTCGAGAAGGCCGGTTTCGACGATTTCACGATCTTCGACCGCGAGGACGGCGTCGGCGGCACCTGGCGCGTGAACACCTACCCGGGCCTGGCGTGCGACGTGAAATCCCATCTGTACTCGTACTCGTTCGACCTCAACGCGAACTGGTCGCGGTTGTGGTCGGCGCAACCGGAGATCCTCGACTACTTCGAGACCTGCGCCCGCCGTCACCGACTCGACAACCACCTGCGACTGCGGACCGAGATCGTCTCGGCCCGCTGGGACGCCGACTCCCGGAACTGGGAGCTGCGCACCGCCGCGGGCGAGTCGCACCGGTTCGACGTGGTGGTCTCCGCGGTGGGCATGTTCACCCGGCCGGTGATGCCGGATCTGGTGGAGGAGGAACCCTTCACCGGCGTGGTGATGCACACCGCCCGGTGGGACCATTCGGTGGATCTGACGGGGGCGCGGGTGGCCGTACTCGGTACGGGGTCCACTGCGGCGCAACTCCTTCCGGAGGTCGCCAAGGTCGCGTCGAAGGTGTATTCGGTGCAGCGCTCACCGACCTGGATCCTGCCCAAACCCGACCGCCCGTACACCGAGCGCGAGAAATGGCTCTTCGCCCACATCCCGCTGGCCAAACGGGTGTACCGGACCAGGCTGTGGCTGCGCAGCGAACGCAACATCTCCGTCATCGAGAACGGCAGCGACAAGACCCAGGAGTTCAAGGGCATCGCCACCCGCGTCCTGGAGGCGACGGTGCCGGACGAGGAGTTGCGGCGCAAGCTGACGCCCACACACCCGTTGGGCTGCAAGCGATTGGTGTTCGCCACCGATTACCTGCAGACGCTGACCCGACCACACGTCGAGGTGGTCTCCAGCGCGGCCCGGACGCTCCGGCAGCGGTCCCTGGTGACCGACGACGGCACCGAGCTGGACGTCGACGTGGTGCTGTGCGCCACCGGCTACGCCGCGGCCGACTACCTCGGCCAGATCGAGGTCACCGGCGAGGACGGCACGCTGCGGGACAGATGGCGCGACGGCGCCTACGCCTATCTCGGGATGGCGGTCCCGGGCTTCCCGAACTTCTTCATGCTCTACGGGCCGAACACGAACGTCGGATCCAACAGCGTGATCTTCATCCTCGAGGCTCAGGCCCACTACATCGTGCGCGCACTCGCCCACATGCGCCGCCGCCGGCGGTCGTACGTCGCCGTGCGGCCCCAGACCATGGTCGATTACATCGAGAAGATCGACACGTGGATGACGGGCACGGTGTGGACGACCCGGTGCAGCAACTACTTCCGGGCCGCCAACGGCCGGGTGGTCACCCAGTGGCCACGCAGCGCCCGCGCATTCTGGCTGATGACACGGCGATTCCGCCCCCGCGACTACACCTTCGACCCACCCGCACGCGTCCCGGCCATCGCCGTGCACACCCACACGATGGCCGACCGATGA
- a CDS encoding SDR family NAD(P)-dependent oxidoreductase, protein MNRVALVTGAARGQGAAIVARLHADGYRVAACDVLIDELRTAVADLGDDVLAIELDVTSAQQWAAAVADTVERFGALTALVNNAGVLHRAPIADETPAAFENSWRVNCLGPFLGIQAVLEHLKAADGAAIVNTCSTGAIRPFPHHAAYGSAKWALRGLTQVTAAELAVDGIRVNAVFPGPVETPMLDPDTQTRLAARAVLGRIGKPVEIADAVAFLLSDQASFITGSELVVDGGQTLQIG, encoded by the coding sequence GTGAACCGGGTCGCGCTGGTCACCGGCGCGGCGCGCGGACAGGGCGCCGCGATCGTGGCGCGCCTGCACGCCGACGGGTACCGCGTGGCGGCCTGCGATGTGCTGATCGACGAACTGCGCACCGCCGTCGCCGATCTCGGTGACGACGTGCTGGCGATCGAGTTGGACGTCACCTCGGCGCAGCAGTGGGCAGCCGCCGTCGCGGACACCGTCGAGCGGTTCGGTGCGCTCACCGCGCTGGTCAACAACGCCGGTGTGCTGCACCGCGCGCCGATCGCCGACGAGACCCCGGCCGCCTTCGAGAACAGCTGGCGGGTGAACTGTCTGGGCCCGTTCCTGGGCATCCAGGCCGTGCTGGAGCACCTGAAGGCCGCCGACGGCGCGGCGATCGTCAACACGTGCAGCACAGGCGCGATACGGCCGTTCCCGCACCACGCCGCCTACGGGTCGGCCAAATGGGCGCTGCGCGGGCTGACCCAGGTCACCGCCGCCGAGCTCGCGGTCGACGGCATCCGGGTCAACGCCGTGTTCCCCGGACCCGTCGAGACACCGATGCTCGACCCGGACACCCAGACCCGCCTGGCGGCCAGGGCGGTACTCGGCCGGATCGGCAAACCGGTCGAGATCGCCGACGCCGTCGCGTTCCTGCTGTCGGACCAGGCGTCGTTCATCACCGGATCCGAACTGGTCGTCGACGGCGGCCAAACCCTGCAGATCGGATGA
- a CDS encoding HpcH/HpaI aldolase family protein has protein sequence MTARSRLADALDTGGPVFGGWVVGPTAIGPEAFATAGYDYVGIDCQHGYLDDADAASMLRRLEHVPIATVVRLPTADAAPIGRVLDAGADAVVIAMVESADEAAAAVAATRYPPAGVRSFGPLRPSLGHHPADLESRVSVFAMIETAQGVSALADVCAVPGLSGLYVGPADLAISMGYDPTSAWRTPEVRDAMSHVVTAATGAGLVAGVHAGNGAVGNTAAHMGFRMITLASESQALRRGATDHLAEARAVEARPPESAGGYR, from the coding sequence ATGACCGCCCGCAGCAGGCTTGCGGACGCCCTCGACACGGGCGGGCCGGTGTTCGGCGGCTGGGTCGTCGGCCCGACCGCGATCGGACCCGAGGCGTTCGCCACCGCCGGCTACGACTACGTCGGCATCGACTGTCAGCACGGCTATCTCGACGACGCGGATGCGGCCTCGATGCTGCGCCGCCTCGAGCACGTGCCGATCGCCACCGTCGTGCGGTTGCCCACCGCGGACGCCGCGCCGATCGGCCGGGTACTCGACGCCGGCGCCGATGCGGTGGTCATCGCCATGGTCGAGTCCGCAGACGAGGCGGCGGCAGCGGTCGCCGCCACCCGGTACCCGCCGGCCGGGGTGCGCAGTTTCGGACCCCTGCGGCCGAGTCTGGGGCACCACCCGGCCGACCTCGAGAGCAGGGTGAGTGTGTTCGCGATGATCGAGACCGCGCAGGGGGTTTCGGCGCTCGCCGACGTCTGCGCCGTACCCGGCCTGAGCGGTCTGTACGTCGGGCCCGCCGATCTGGCGATCTCGATGGGCTACGACCCGACGTCGGCGTGGCGCACGCCGGAGGTGCGCGACGCGATGTCGCACGTGGTCACCGCCGCGACCGGCGCAGGTCTGGTGGCCGGTGTGCACGCCGGTAACGGTGCGGTCGGAAACACCGCCGCCCACATGGGCTTCCGGATGATCACCCTCGCCTCGGAATCCCAGGCGCTGCGACGCGGTGCGACCGACCACCTCGCCGAGGCGAGAGCCGTCGAAGCCCGGCCACCGGAGTCCGCCGGGGGATACCGGTGA
- a CDS encoding zinc-binding dehydrogenase, which yields MWAYRLVAPYTFEKLELPAPSVEGLRDGQVLLRFLSAGICGSDLPGFRGAKGRLPSDTGVSAAEMNGFPIHEVVGEVAGSRHPAHRRGDLVVGWASGFDGLMEFVVADGDGLAAYDPALPPHHAVALQPLACVLYAVEQLPDLRGHHVAVIGQGSIGLLFSYLAKAAGAQHVTGVDPVDRTAVGPAFGVDTVVRATSDRWVSHLGTDRPDVVIEAVGHQVATLNHAIEAVAFGGTVFYFGVADDDAYPISMRLMLRNNLTLKSGVTLERRRMLAAADEFARAHPDLLPAYVTHTFDVDDVQAAFELACRPTPGRVKIAITR from the coding sequence GTGTGGGCGTATCGCTTGGTGGCGCCGTACACCTTCGAGAAACTCGAGCTGCCCGCGCCGTCCGTCGAAGGACTGCGCGACGGGCAGGTACTGCTGCGGTTCCTGTCGGCGGGGATCTGCGGAAGTGATCTACCGGGCTTCCGCGGCGCCAAGGGGCGGCTGCCGTCGGACACCGGGGTCAGCGCCGCGGAGATGAACGGCTTCCCGATCCACGAAGTCGTGGGGGAGGTGGCCGGAAGCCGCCACCCCGCACATCGCCGCGGTGACCTGGTGGTCGGGTGGGCATCGGGTTTCGACGGCCTGATGGAGTTCGTCGTGGCCGACGGCGACGGGCTGGCCGCATACGATCCCGCGCTGCCGCCGCACCACGCCGTCGCACTGCAACCGCTGGCGTGCGTGCTGTACGCTGTCGAACAGCTCCCCGACCTCCGCGGCCACCACGTCGCGGTCATCGGCCAGGGTTCGATCGGGCTGCTGTTCTCCTACCTCGCGAAAGCGGCAGGGGCGCAGCACGTCACCGGTGTCGACCCCGTCGACCGCACCGCGGTGGGACCCGCGTTCGGCGTCGACACCGTCGTCCGTGCGACCAGCGACCGGTGGGTCAGCCATCTGGGCACCGACCGGCCCGACGTGGTGATCGAAGCCGTCGGCCATCAGGTGGCCACCCTCAACCACGCGATCGAAGCGGTCGCGTTCGGCGGAACCGTGTTCTATTTCGGAGTCGCCGACGACGACGCCTATCCGATCAGCATGCGGTTGATGCTGCGCAACAACCTCACCCTCAAATCCGGTGTGACGCTGGAACGCCGCCGGATGCTCGCGGCAGCCGACGAGTTCGCCCGCGCACACCCCGACCTGCTGCCCGCCTACGTCACCCACACCTTCGACGTCGACGACGTACAGGCGGCGTTCGAACTGGCATGCCGTCCGACACCCGGCCGCGTCAAGATCGCGATCACCCGATGA